The Pseudolabrys sp. FHR47 genome contains a region encoding:
- a CDS encoding ankyrin repeat domain-containing protein has product MTLRVPFRCIDVREAADVIHRGDVLLIDVRDIDAFDQTHIAGARHVSVHNLSAIINGTARSKPVLIYCYHGYASREFAKIFSDFGFTNVYSLDGGYNAWQQSRQTAPRAKPNEVLRQWLVENGFPSDDVNAVIANGTTPLMKASRLGHGEVIHLLIKAGAQLNATNADRNNALWLACVGNHLEVIDMLIDAGIDIDNRNDNGATPLMYAASAGKAAVIERLLANGADVTPETLDGFTALDLAVTIECLTLLRRASRIERKAEADTAQRV; this is encoded by the coding sequence ATGACACTCCGCGTTCCATTCCGTTGCATCGACGTTCGCGAAGCCGCAGACGTGATTCATCGTGGCGATGTCCTCCTTATTGATGTCCGAGATATCGACGCGTTTGATCAGACCCATATCGCGGGCGCCCGACACGTTTCCGTTCACAATCTTTCGGCGATCATAAATGGAACGGCTCGCAGCAAGCCCGTCCTGATCTATTGCTATCATGGTTATGCGAGCCGCGAATTCGCTAAAATCTTTTCCGATTTTGGATTCACCAATGTCTACAGCCTCGATGGCGGATACAACGCCTGGCAGCAAAGCCGGCAGACGGCCCCGCGCGCAAAGCCGAATGAGGTCTTGCGACAATGGCTGGTCGAGAACGGGTTTCCGTCGGATGACGTCAACGCCGTCATTGCCAATGGCACGACGCCCTTGATGAAGGCGAGTCGCCTGGGGCATGGCGAAGTCATTCACTTGCTCATCAAGGCGGGCGCGCAACTTAACGCAACAAATGCCGATCGCAACAACGCATTGTGGCTCGCTTGCGTCGGTAACCATCTCGAAGTCATCGACATGCTGATCGATGCTGGAATCGACATCGACAATCGGAACGACAACGGCGCAACACCGCTAATGTATGCGGCTTCCGCCGGCAAGGCTGCCGTTATCGAGCGCCTGCTCGCGAATGGAGCCGACGTCACGCCGGAAACGTTGGACGGATTCACGGCCCTCGATTTGGCGGTGACGATTGAATGCCTCACCTTGTTGCGCCGCGCCAGCCGCATAGAACGCAAGGCCGAAGCGGACACCGCGCAAAGGGTCTGA
- a CDS encoding SagB/ThcOx family dehydrogenase, whose translation MSFTPIAAAAPRQTLSTAEIVFAYHARTKHRLERYAAGPETLDWDAQPNPFREFADCVRMTLPLTAHQLDTHFSQIYTPNSIRPLPLTIASVSTLLELSVGLSAWKQYGPDRWALRCNPSSGNLHPTETYVLSLNVPGLADGLHHYVSLDHAIEQRCWHADDSSGPARLWIGLSSVHWREAWKYGERAFRYCQLDIGHALGAIRYAAGALGWTAKAVDGLDSAALAARMGLDRTEDFADAEQEDPELLIAIDAHPAAHADLGTSAPDAWQNGADRWAGHANRLDAHPLYRWPVIDEVSRATHGEGITEDASSLSYPPIRQESGGRAADIILGRRSAQRFDSKFRMSADVFYHLLDQLMARPVAPWDVWGFAPRIHPVFFIHRVDGLEPGLYALPRHQAAARLLRQAMRADFEWQTLDSAPDHLPLVRLLSTDCRAIAKTVSCHQAIAADSCFSLSMLSEFSPVIDSDAWRYRQLHWEAGLLGHVLYLEAEAAGLRGTGIGCYFDDALHELLGLKTTQFQALYHFTVGRPLTDDRIMTLPAYPGRSRTSAPREEKQ comes from the coding sequence ATGAGCTTCACGCCCATCGCAGCCGCCGCGCCAAGGCAGACATTGAGCACCGCCGAGATTGTCTTCGCCTATCACGCGCGCACCAAACACCGCCTGGAACGCTACGCGGCGGGCCCGGAGACGCTCGATTGGGACGCGCAGCCCAATCCGTTCCGGGAGTTCGCGGATTGTGTCCGCATGACGCTTCCGCTCACGGCCCATCAGCTCGACACCCACTTTTCGCAGATTTACACGCCGAACAGCATTCGCCCGCTGCCGCTGACGATCGCCTCGGTGAGTACCCTGCTGGAGCTGTCCGTCGGTCTCTCCGCCTGGAAACAATATGGACCGGACCGTTGGGCCCTGCGGTGCAATCCATCGAGCGGGAACCTGCATCCGACCGAGACCTATGTGTTGTCGCTGAACGTACCGGGTCTTGCCGACGGCCTCCATCATTACGTGAGCCTCGACCATGCGATCGAGCAACGGTGCTGGCATGCCGACGACAGCAGCGGCCCGGCGCGGCTATGGATCGGCCTCTCATCGGTGCACTGGCGGGAAGCCTGGAAATACGGTGAGCGCGCCTTCCGTTATTGTCAGCTCGACATCGGTCACGCTCTCGGCGCAATACGATACGCCGCTGGCGCCCTGGGCTGGACTGCCAAGGCGGTCGACGGCCTGGACAGCGCCGCGCTCGCAGCGCGGATGGGGCTCGATCGCACCGAAGATTTTGCCGACGCAGAGCAAGAAGATCCCGAACTGCTGATCGCGATCGATGCCCATCCGGCGGCGCATGCAGACCTCGGGACCAGCGCGCCCGATGCCTGGCAGAATGGCGCAGACCGGTGGGCGGGCCATGCCAATCGACTCGACGCGCATCCTCTCTACCGGTGGCCTGTTATCGACGAGGTGAGCCGCGCGACGCACGGCGAGGGCATTACCGAGGATGCCAGCTCCTTGTCTTATCCGCCGATACGGCAGGAGTCCGGCGGTCGCGCCGCCGACATCATCCTGGGAAGGCGCAGCGCGCAGCGCTTCGACAGTAAGTTCAGGATGAGCGCTGATGTCTTCTACCACCTGTTGGATCAGCTTATGGCTCGGCCCGTCGCACCATGGGACGTGTGGGGCTTCGCACCACGCATACATCCCGTCTTCTTCATCCATCGCGTGGACGGACTCGAACCCGGCCTCTATGCGCTGCCGCGCCATCAGGCAGCAGCGCGGCTGCTACGCCAAGCCATGCGGGCGGACTTTGAGTGGCAGACGCTGGACAGCGCTCCAGATCATCTCCCCCTGGTCAGGCTCTTATCGACCGACTGCCGCGCGATTGCGAAGACCGTGAGCTGTCATCAGGCGATCGCGGCAGATAGCTGCTTTTCGCTCAGCATGCTGAGCGAGTTCAGTCCCGTCATCGACTCGGATGCCTGGCGCTACCGCCAGCTTCATTGGGAGGCCGGCCTTCTGGGGCATGTCCTCTATCTCGAAGCCGAGGCAGCGGGGCTGCGCGGGACCGGCATCGGTTGCTATTTCGACGACGCCCTTCACGAACTGCTCGGACTGAAGACGACGCAATTCCAGGCGCTCTACCACTTCACGGTCGGGCGCCCGCTGACCGACGATCGAATCATGACCTTACCGGCCTACCCGGGCAGATCGCGTACCAGCGCGCCAAGAGAAGAAAAGCAATGA
- a CDS encoding ArsC/Spx/MgsR family protein, whose translation MATVVFYEKPGCKTNARQRQMLEAAGHTVVARNLLAEPWTAERLRAFFDSTPVASWFNRAAPRVKSGEINPEETDATTALTLMLREPLLIRRPLVEVDEKRCAGFDRQPVTSLLGDGEDEGGLESCTRQEVSCPEPRQPPMKTV comes from the coding sequence ATGGCGACTGTCGTCTTCTATGAAAAGCCCGGCTGCAAAACGAACGCTCGCCAGAGACAGATGCTTGAGGCGGCGGGGCATACCGTCGTTGCCAGGAACCTGCTTGCGGAACCTTGGACCGCCGAACGCCTACGCGCGTTTTTCGATAGCACCCCGGTCGCTTCGTGGTTCAACCGCGCCGCGCCACGCGTGAAATCCGGCGAGATCAATCCCGAAGAGACCGACGCAACGACGGCACTCACCCTCATGCTCCGTGAGCCCCTTCTCATCCGGCGTCCGCTGGTGGAAGTGGACGAAAAAAGATGTGCTGGGTTCGACCGACAACCCGTCACTTCCCTGCTTGGCGATGGTGAAGACGAAGGCGGCCTCGAAAGCTGCACACGGCAGGAGGTTTCTTGTCCGGAGCCGCGTCAACCGCCGATGAAGACAGTTTGA
- a CDS encoding response regulator, with translation MQIGVETSKAVDQRRVFVVDDDEITRAALQFMLHDEIETHELASPEEAYEKGVDWLKPDVVLLGVSFLKSRGLELVGELAAKFPNVRILIVCEKSDEATAVEGLKAGAHGALVKPLTLEAVRKKVDTILGRGGGAQIVQLGLLK, from the coding sequence ATGCAGATCGGTGTCGAAACTTCAAAGGCGGTCGACCAGCGGCGCGTGTTCGTTGTCGACGATGACGAGATCACGCGCGCGGCGTTGCAGTTCATGCTGCACGATGAAATCGAGACCCACGAACTGGCGAGCCCCGAAGAGGCTTATGAAAAGGGTGTCGACTGGCTCAAGCCCGATGTCGTGCTGCTCGGCGTTTCGTTTTTGAAAAGCCGCGGCCTGGAGCTCGTCGGCGAACTGGCGGCGAAGTTCCCCAATGTTCGCATTCTCATCGTATGCGAGAAGTCCGACGAAGCTACCGCGGTTGAAGGGCTGAAGGCAGGCGCGCATGGCGCCCTCGTCAAGCCCCTCACGCTCGAAGCCGTCCGCAAGAAAGTCGACACCATCCTCGGCCGCGGCGGCGGCGCGCAGATCGTCCAGCTCGGTCTGCTCAAATAG
- the nifH gene encoding nitrogenase iron protein has product MSALRQIAFYGKGGIGKSTTSQNTLAALAEMGHKILIVGCDPKADSTRLILHAKAQDTILSLAANAGSVEDLEIEEVMKVGYRDIRCVESGGPEPGVGCAGRGVITSINFLEENGAYEDIDYVSYDVLGDVVCGGFAMPIRENKAQEIYIVMSGEMMAMYAANNISKGILKYANSGGVRLGGLVCNERQTDKELELAEALAKKLGTQLIYFVPRDNIVQHAELRRMTVLEYAPDSEQANHYRKLAEKIHNNGGKGIIPTPITMDELEDMLMEHGIMKQVDESVVGKTAAELAAMSA; this is encoded by the coding sequence ATGTCGGCACTACGGCAAATCGCGTTTTACGGTAAGGGAGGCATCGGCAAATCGACGACCTCCCAGAACACTCTGGCGGCGCTGGCGGAGATGGGTCACAAGATCCTGATCGTCGGCTGCGATCCCAAGGCGGATTCGACCCGCCTGATCCTGCACGCCAAGGCGCAGGACACCATCCTGAGCCTGGCGGCCAACGCCGGTTCGGTGGAAGACCTCGAGATCGAAGAGGTCATGAAGGTCGGCTACCGCGACATCCGCTGCGTGGAGTCCGGCGGTCCGGAGCCGGGCGTCGGCTGCGCCGGCCGTGGCGTGATCACCTCGATCAACTTCCTGGAAGAGAACGGCGCCTACGAGGACATCGACTACGTGTCCTACGACGTGCTGGGCGACGTGGTGTGCGGCGGCTTTGCGATGCCGATCCGCGAGAACAAGGCGCAGGAAATCTACATCGTGATGTCGGGCGAGATGATGGCCATGTACGCGGCCAACAACATCTCGAAGGGCATTCTGAAATACGCCAACTCCGGCGGCGTGCGATTGGGCGGGCTGGTGTGCAACGAGCGCCAGACCGACAAGGAGCTGGAACTGGCCGAGGCCTTGGCCAAGAAGCTCGGCACGCAGCTGATCTATTTCGTGCCGCGCGACAACATCGTGCAGCACGCCGAACTGCGGCGCATGACGGTGCTGGAATATGCGCCGGATTCGGAGCAGGCGAATCACTATCGCAAGCTTGCGGAGAAGATCCACAACAACGGCGGCAAGGGCATCATCCCGACGCCGATCACGATGGACGAGCTCGAAGACATGCTGATGGAGCACGGCATCATGAAGCAGGTCGACGAGTCCGTCGTCGGCAAGACCGCCGCCGAACTGGCCGCCATGTCGGCTTGA
- a CDS encoding nitrogen fixation protein NifQ, with product MSVIARRQDLIDPALPPTSVELAGRGVHVGAATYRMLMGCEPADAAIADDHNFDRHVLASILAVAAMENDAVAGQAGLVAADLATLIEQWFPQARYAVATWCRQRAPAEDDEIVMVRDLLLAHRSTEGETSRWLAAMIARRSMEPNHLWEDLGLRDRSELSRLLTRHYAPIAARNTKNMRWKRFFYRALCEDDGLVMCSTPVCSHCGDFDICFGDESGESRLAYQRRALALKETSFADQDIARFGAVS from the coding sequence ATGTCCGTCATTGCCCGAAGGCAGGACTTGATCGATCCGGCGCTTCCGCCGACGTCAGTGGAGCTGGCCGGTCGCGGTGTCCATGTTGGAGCTGCGACGTATCGCATGCTCATGGGGTGCGAGCCGGCCGATGCCGCAATCGCGGACGATCACAATTTCGACCGGCACGTCCTTGCATCGATCTTGGCGGTTGCCGCGATGGAGAACGATGCCGTCGCCGGACAAGCGGGCCTCGTCGCCGCCGACCTCGCGACGCTGATCGAGCAATGGTTTCCGCAAGCCCGCTATGCCGTCGCCACATGGTGCCGCCAGAGGGCGCCGGCCGAAGACGACGAAATCGTGATGGTGCGCGACCTGCTGCTCGCACACCGATCGACCGAAGGTGAAACCAGTCGCTGGCTCGCCGCTATGATCGCGCGGCGCTCGATGGAGCCGAACCATCTATGGGAAGATCTCGGTTTGCGTGACCGCTCAGAGCTGTCGCGCCTGCTGACCCGTCACTATGCCCCGATCGCGGCGCGCAACACGAAGAATATGCGCTGGAAGCGATTCTTTTACCGTGCGCTGTGCGAGGATGATGGTCTTGTCATGTGCAGTACGCCGGTCTGCTCGCACTGTGGTGACTTCGACATTTGTTTTGGCGATGAGAGCGGTGAAAGCCGCTTGGCCTATCAGCGTCGTGCGCTTGCTCTCAAGGAGACGTCGTTCGCCGACCAGGACATTGCCCGTTTCGGAGCCGTATCATGA
- the irr gene encoding Fur family transcriptional regulator Irr, with amino-acid sequence MTASPMTVRHEQVFSTMLGSEPDQHLGRLWRGDREDSCLRGCRDLLRKVGLRPTRQRMVLARLLFSAGNRHVTAEMLFDEVVKAKIPLSLATVYNTLHQFTDAGLLRQIGVDGSKFFFDTNPNEHHHFFVQGEDILLDVPSAEELIDQLPQAPDGYEIARVDVVVRLHRKQA; translated from the coding sequence ATGACAGCTTCACCCATGACAGTGCGACACGAGCAGGTTTTCTCCACGATGCTTGGCTCTGAGCCGGATCAGCATCTCGGGCGGCTCTGGCGGGGCGATCGCGAGGACTCCTGCTTGCGCGGTTGCAGGGACCTGCTGCGCAAGGTCGGCCTCAGGCCGACACGCCAGCGCATGGTTCTGGCCCGCCTGTTATTCTCCGCCGGTAACCGCCACGTCACGGCCGAAATGCTCTTTGATGAGGTGGTCAAGGCCAAGATTCCGTTGTCCTTGGCGACCGTGTACAACACGCTGCATCAATTTACCGACGCCGGGCTTTTGCGCCAGATTGGCGTCGATGGATCCAAGTTTTTCTTCGACACCAATCCGAACGAGCATCATCATTTTTTCGTTCAGGGAGAGGATATTCTTCTTGATGTGCCGTCTGCGGAAGAGCTGATCGACCAGCTGCCGCAAGCACCGGACGGCTACGAAATTGCGCGTGTCGACGTCGTGGTGAGGCTGCACCGCAAGCAGGCTTGA
- a CDS encoding iron-sulfur cluster assembly accessory protein: MIALTQEATTAVKAAMMRAGRTYGGLRIMVTSGGCAGYKYILGLDAEPHADDAVIEAQGIKLFIDPESQPVLDGMQIGFVESIEGSGFTFDNPNVASKCGCGKSFC, encoded by the coding sequence ATGATCGCTCTCACGCAGGAAGCCACGACCGCCGTTAAAGCCGCGATGATGCGCGCCGGCAGGACCTACGGCGGATTGCGTATCATGGTCACGTCCGGCGGATGCGCCGGCTACAAATATATCCTTGGTCTCGATGCCGAGCCGCACGCGGATGACGCGGTCATCGAGGCGCAAGGCATCAAGCTGTTCATCGATCCCGAGTCGCAGCCGGTGCTCGACGGTATGCAAATTGGCTTCGTCGAGAGCATCGAGGGATCCGGCTTCACGTTCGACAATCCCAACGTCGCGTCCAAGTGTGGATGCGGCAAGTCGTTTTGCTGA
- the nifV gene encoding homocitrate synthase produces MSPHSKDPSSGKRRPGAEDRKCSPVVLNDTTLRDGEQAPGVAFTAAEKVAIARALARAGVTEIEAGTPAMGHDEIAAIRAIVEAELPLTTIAWCRMRMEDVDAAIAAGVSTVNVSVPVSDVQIAAKLRGGRATALDMIARVVGYARSKGLDVAVGGEDSSRADVSFLIEVIAAAKAAGARRFRVADTLSVLDPDSSYALMSALRKATDLELEFHGHDDLGLATANTLAAIKGGATHASVTVIGLGERAGNAPLEEVAVALTQLHGRETGIVLTELGNVAAVVAAAAVRAIPLNKAIVGDHIFTHESGIHVDGLLKDRRTYQSLDPMLLGRSHRFVIGKHSGLAAIIASLSNLHLQASPEEQRSILARVREYAIANKGPVTNETLVAIWQDVRHRAVGACA; encoded by the coding sequence ATGTCGCCTCACTCGAAAGACCCCTCGTCCGGCAAGCGTCGCCCCGGCGCCGAGGATCGCAAATGCAGTCCAGTCGTCCTCAACGACACGACGTTGCGTGACGGCGAGCAGGCGCCGGGCGTCGCCTTCACCGCTGCCGAAAAGGTGGCGATCGCCCGCGCGCTGGCGCGGGCCGGCGTCACCGAGATCGAGGCCGGCACGCCCGCCATGGGGCATGACGAGATTGCCGCCATCCGCGCCATCGTCGAAGCAGAGTTGCCGCTGACGACCATCGCCTGGTGCCGGATGCGGATGGAGGATGTCGATGCGGCGATCGCCGCCGGCGTCTCCACGGTCAATGTGTCTGTACCGGTTTCCGATGTGCAGATCGCGGCGAAGCTGCGTGGCGGTCGCGCGACGGCGCTTGACATGATCGCGCGCGTTGTCGGTTACGCGCGCAGCAAGGGTCTGGATGTCGCGGTCGGTGGTGAGGATTCCTCGCGCGCCGATGTCAGCTTTCTTATCGAGGTGATCGCGGCTGCCAAGGCCGCCGGCGCGCGCCGGTTCCGGGTGGCGGACACGCTCAGCGTGCTCGATCCGGATTCGAGTTATGCGCTGATGTCTGCCTTGCGCAAAGCGACCGATCTCGAGTTGGAATTTCATGGCCACGACGATCTGGGCCTCGCCACCGCCAATACGCTGGCCGCGATCAAGGGTGGCGCTACGCACGCCTCGGTGACGGTGATCGGGCTCGGCGAGCGCGCCGGCAATGCGCCCCTTGAAGAAGTGGCGGTCGCGCTGACGCAGCTCCACGGCCGCGAGACCGGTATCGTTCTGACCGAACTCGGCAATGTTGCCGCGGTCGTTGCCGCCGCTGCGGTCCGTGCGATTCCGCTCAACAAGGCGATCGTCGGCGACCACATCTTCACCCACGAGTCCGGCATTCATGTCGATGGTCTGCTCAAGGACAGGCGCACCTACCAGTCGCTCGATCCAATGTTGCTCGGCCGTTCGCATCGTTTCGTGATCGGAAAGCATTCCGGGCTGGCGGCGATCATCGCCTCGCTCTCCAACCTGCATCTGCAAGCCAGTCCGGAGGAGCAGCGCTCCATTTTGGCCCGCGTGCGCGAGTATGCCATCGCGAACAAGGGCCCGGTGACGAACGAGACGCTCGTCGCGATCTGGCAGGACGTTCGCCATCGCGCGGTTGGCGCTTGTGCATGA
- the cysE gene encoding serine O-acetyltransferase, giving the protein MVEFVDFPTLDPMAATTTRQGPSLLQLIKEDIGCVRLRDPAARSEFETLLTYPGIHALIWHRLANRLWRSGWKFPARLLSWFGRFLTNVDIHPGATVGRRFFIDHGAGVVIGETAEIGEDVTLYHGVTLGGTTWSPGKRHPTLEEGVVVGAGAKILGPITIGRATRVGANSVVVESTPPDVTVVGIPAKVVRPESARRKLAGRIELDHHLMPDPVGQAITVMLDRIEFLETRLGYLQKRLRDEGRSGQGEDDTVLLPAVAPTMTEVV; this is encoded by the coding sequence ATGGTCGAATTCGTAGATTTTCCGACGCTTGATCCGATGGCCGCCACGACGACGCGGCAAGGACCGTCGTTGCTGCAACTGATCAAAGAGGACATCGGGTGTGTGCGCTTGCGCGATCCGGCGGCGCGTAGCGAATTTGAGACGCTTCTCACCTATCCTGGTATTCACGCTCTGATCTGGCACCGCTTGGCAAACCGTCTGTGGCGGTCGGGCTGGAAATTTCCGGCGCGGTTGCTGTCGTGGTTCGGCCGTTTCCTGACCAATGTCGACATCCATCCCGGCGCGACCGTTGGACGGCGGTTCTTCATCGATCATGGTGCCGGTGTCGTCATCGGCGAGACGGCGGAGATCGGCGAAGACGTGACCCTGTATCACGGCGTCACGCTGGGCGGCACGACCTGGTCGCCCGGCAAACGCCACCCGACATTGGAAGAGGGTGTTGTTGTGGGCGCCGGCGCCAAGATTCTCGGGCCGATCACCATCGGCCGGGCGACGCGGGTGGGCGCGAACTCCGTCGTTGTCGAAAGCACGCCGCCGGACGTCACGGTGGTCGGCATTCCGGCCAAGGTCGTGCGGCCGGAATCAGCCCGCCGCAAGCTCGCCGGGCGAATCGAACTCGATCATCACCTGATGCCTGATCCGGTCGGGCAGGCGATCACTGTCATGCTCGACCGTATCGAGTTTCTCGAGACGCGGCTGGGTTATCTGCAGAAGCGGCTACGCGATGAAGGTCGTTCGGGGCAGGGTGAAGACGATACGGTTTTGCTTCCGGCCGTGGCGCCGACAATGACGGAGGTTGTGTGA
- the nifW gene encoding nitrogenase stabilizing/protective protein NifW, with amino-acid sequence MTASAAAAKGSILDQLKVASSAEEFFQLLGVGYDEKVVNVVRLHILRKMAQYLASEDFEGASNELVTERCKAVLERAYADFVKSSPLDHRVFKVLKDAVAPPKPAKPANFVPFDVLK; translated from the coding sequence ATGACCGCATCGGCCGCGGCGGCTAAAGGCAGCATCCTTGACCAGTTGAAGGTAGCCTCATCGGCCGAGGAGTTTTTCCAGCTGCTCGGCGTCGGCTACGACGAGAAAGTCGTCAATGTGGTGCGCCTGCACATCCTGCGGAAGATGGCCCAATACCTGGCCAGTGAAGACTTCGAAGGCGCATCCAATGAGCTCGTCACCGAGCGATGCAAGGCGGTGCTCGAGCGCGCCTACGCGGACTTCGTGAAGTCGTCGCCGCTCGATCATCGCGTGTTCAAGGTTTTGAAGGACGCCGTGGCGCCGCCAAAGCCGGCGAAACCCGCGAACTTCGTGCCATTCGACGTGCTGAAGTAA
- a CDS encoding electron transfer flavoprotein subunit beta/FixA family protein, which translates to MHIVVCIKQVPDSAQIRVHPVTNTIMRQGVPTIINPYDLFALEEALRLRDRLGGEVTVLTMGPPSAEDSLRKALTFGADRAVLLTDRSFAGADTLATTYALATAIRKIGSEYGKPDLVFTGKQTIDGDTAQVGPGIAKRLGLMQLTYVARIASLDPEGGTLEVERRSEGGVQVLRSKLPCLITMLEATNEMRRGSMVDALRAARAAVVTWSAQDAGVEDISKCGLRGSPTIVKKIFVPPARAEKATMVEASDLPPADALIAEIFKQQPKLESDMIALARGY; encoded by the coding sequence ATGCATATTGTCGTCTGCATCAAGCAGGTTCCGGACTCGGCGCAGATCCGCGTCCATCCGGTCACCAACACGATCATGCGTCAGGGGGTGCCCACGATCATCAACCCCTATGATCTGTTCGCGCTCGAAGAGGCGCTGCGGCTGCGCGATCGGCTTGGGGGCGAGGTCACGGTCCTCACCATGGGCCCGCCTTCGGCTGAAGACAGTCTGCGCAAGGCGCTGACCTTCGGGGCGGATCGGGCTGTGTTGCTCACCGATCGAAGCTTTGCCGGCGCCGATACATTGGCGACGACCTATGCGCTGGCGACGGCGATCCGCAAGATCGGGTCCGAATATGGCAAACCCGATCTCGTCTTCACGGGCAAGCAGACCATCGACGGCGACACCGCCCAGGTCGGGCCGGGCATCGCCAAGCGTCTCGGCTTGATGCAGTTGACCTATGTCGCGCGGATCGCCTCGCTCGATCCTGAGGGCGGCACCCTGGAGGTCGAACGTCGCTCGGAAGGCGGCGTGCAGGTGCTGCGCAGTAAGTTGCCCTGTCTCATCACGATGCTGGAAGCCACCAACGAAATGCGGCGCGGCTCGATGGTCGACGCGCTGCGCGCCGCGCGTGCCGCAGTCGTGACATGGAGCGCGCAGGATGCCGGTGTCGAGGATATTTCAAAGTGCGGCCTTAGAGGCTCGCCGACGATCGTCAAGAAGATCTTCGTGCCGCCGGCGCGTGCGGAGAAGGCGACCATGGTCGAGGCCTCCGATCTGCCGCCGGCCGACGCCTTGATTGCCGAGATATTCAAGCAACAGCCAAAGCTCGAATCCGACATGATCGCGCTCGCGCGCGGCTACTAG
- a CDS encoding electron transfer flavoprotein subunit alpha/FixB family protein → MNQPAKPAAPKPAGRAATKKELPEHFKGYKHVWVFIEQERGQVHPVSWELMGAGRKLANKLGVELAAVVLGPAGEGTTAVVAESFCYGADLAYVVADDILADFRNESYTRALTDLVNTYKPEVLLLGATTLGRDLAGAVATTLLTGLTADCTELDVDTDGSLAATRPTFGGSLLCTIYTLNYRPQMATVRPRVMPMPERTEREPGRVIEHKLGLVEDDIVTKVLKFLPDRDSAKSNLAYADVVVAGGVGLGSPENFQLVRQLAGVLGAEYGCSRPLVQKGWVTADRQIGQTGKTIRPKLYIAAGISGAIQHRVGVEGADLIVAINTDKNAPIFDFAHIGIVTDAIRLLPALTEAFRLRLSPHQRDRLAG, encoded by the coding sequence ATGAACCAGCCAGCCAAACCAGCCGCACCAAAGCCCGCCGGACGAGCGGCGACCAAGAAGGAGTTGCCCGAGCACTTCAAGGGCTACAAGCACGTCTGGGTGTTTATCGAGCAGGAGCGTGGGCAGGTCCATCCGGTGTCGTGGGAGCTCATGGGGGCCGGCCGCAAGCTGGCCAACAAGCTCGGGGTCGAGCTCGCCGCCGTCGTGCTCGGACCTGCCGGCGAAGGAACGACCGCTGTCGTGGCGGAGAGCTTCTGCTATGGCGCCGATCTTGCCTACGTCGTGGCCGACGACATTCTCGCCGACTTCCGCAACGAGTCCTACACCCGGGCGCTGACCGATCTGGTCAATACCTACAAGCCGGAAGTTCTTCTCTTGGGCGCGACCACGCTCGGCCGCGATCTGGCCGGTGCGGTGGCGACGACGTTGCTCACCGGGCTTACGGCCGACTGCACCGAACTCGACGTCGATACCGATGGCTCGCTGGCGGCGACACGCCCGACCTTCGGCGGTTCGCTGCTGTGCACGATCTACACGCTGAACTATCGGCCGCAGATGGCGACGGTGCGTCCGCGCGTCATGCCGATGCCGGAGCGAACGGAGCGGGAGCCCGGACGCGTCATCGAACACAAGCTCGGCCTGGTCGAAGACGACATCGTCACCAAGGTGCTCAAGTTCCTTCCCGATCGGGACTCGGCGAAGTCGAATCTGGCTTATGCCGATGTGGTCGTGGCCGGCGGCGTCGGCCTCGGCTCGCCGGAGAATTTTCAGCTCGTTCGTCAGCTCGCCGGCGTGCTCGGTGCCGAGTACGGCTGCTCGCGCCCGCTGGTGCAGAAGGGCTGGGTAACGGCCGATCGTCAGATCGGCCAGACCGGCAAGACCATTCGGCCGAAGCTGTACATCGCCGCCGGTATTTCCGGCGCCATTCAGCACCGGGTCGGCGTCGAGGGCGCGGATCTGATCGTCGCGATCAACACCGACAAGAATGCGCCGATTTTCGATTTTGCCCATATCGGGATCGTGACGGATGCGATCCGGCTGTTGCCGGCCCTGACGGAGGCGTTCCGTCTGCGCTTGTCTCCGCATCAACGCGACCGGCTGGCCGGCTAG